The segment CTTATCGCTTAAGAATTGGCACAGAAATTGTCGTTACAGGCACTAAAGCAACAGTCCGTTTACCTGATTTAATGGTATTAACAGAAGACTTAGCGATCGCCCTACAGTCCGCAACTCGTTCAACTGTTACGATTGATATGCCACCGCCTCAATTAGTCCTAGAAGTGGTATCACCTGGAAAGCAAAATAAAGACAGAGATTATCGTTACAAGCGATCGCAGTATCAAGCGCGGGGAATTAAAGAATATTGGATTGTTGACCCTCTAGAACAACAAATTACCCTCTTTCATTTAGTAGAAGGATTATACGAGGAAAAGAGCTTTCAAGGACAAGACGCGATCGCGTCCCCTATCTTATCAGAATTAAGTTCAGAATCTCAGCTAACAGTAGCACAAGTTTTAAAAGCCCAATAATAATCTTAGAACAAAAATATTATAATATCTTCGGCGGTACTTTAATATTAAAAAATTGCTTTTGACTTCATCAAGGTGGGCATTACTCACCCTACAATTAATTTGGCCTAGATATTGTTTATTAATAACTGTTTACGAACAAAGGTGAATATTTCCCCCCAATACCTCTGGAATCAAGTCTTAGAACGCCTACAGATTCGTTTAACCCGTCCTGCGTTTGAAACGTGGATTCAAGATGCGACGGTACAAGAATGGAAGGATAATTGCTTAGTCATTCAAGTAGCTAATTCCTTTATTTTGAATCATTTACAGAAAACCTATCAACCTATTATTGCCCAAGAGGTGGCCTCGGTTGTCGGTTATCCCGTGGATATCCAATTAACGACAGCCGAAGGGGAAACAATGGCCATGACTGGAGAAGCACAGAGTTATCAAGAAAAATCCTTAACCCAGATTGCCCCAGAATCCCCGAAACTCAATCAATTAAACCCCCGTTATACCTTTTCGCGCTTTGTGGTCGGTCCAACTAACCGCATGGCCCATGCTGCGTCTCTGGCAGTCGCTGAGTCGCCTGGACGCGAATTTAATCCCCTTTTTCTCTGTGGGGGGGTAGGATTAGGCAAAACCCATTTAATGCAAGCGATCGCCCACTATCGTCTCGAACTCTATCCTAATGCTAAGGTTTTTTATGTCTCAACCGAACAATTTACCAACGATTTAATTGCAGCCATTCGTCAAGATAGCATGGAAAGGTTTCGGGAACATTATCGTCGGGCAGATTTTTTATTAATCGATGATATTCAATTTATTGAAGGAAAAGAGTACACCCAAGAAGAATTATTTCATACCTTTAATACCCTACACGAAGCCGGAAAACAGGTAGTTTTAGCCTCAGATCGCGCCCCTAAACGCATTCCTACCCTACAAGATCGCTTAATTTCTCGCTTTTCTATGGGATTAATTGCAGATATTCAAGTTCCGGATCTCGAAACGCGGATGGCGATTCTTCAGAAAAAAGCCCAATATGAAAATATGCGTCTCCCCCGTGATGTGGTTGAATATATTGCAACTAACTATACATCTAATATTCGAGAATTGGAGGGGGCGTTAATTCGGGCGATCGCCTATACGTCTATTTCTGGATTATCGATGACGGTGCAAAATATTGCCCCAGTATTAAATCCTCCCGTAGAACAGGTTCCTGCTTCTCCAGAGGTGATTTTACGGACAGTAGCCGAGAGTTTGAAGGTATCCATCGAAGATTTAAAAGGGAGTTCTCGACGACGGGAAATTAGTTTTGCGCGACAGGTGGGAATGTATTTAATGCGTCAGCATACCGAGTTGAGTTTACCGAGAATTGGCGAAGAATTTGGCGGAAAAGACCATACAACGGTGTTATATAGCTGTGATAAGATTTCTAAGTTACAGCAAAAAGATTGGGAATTAAGTCAAATGTTATCTGAATTGAGCGATCGCATTAATATGGCTAGTCGGACTCAATCTTAAAGAAAACCCTGGGAACAGTGGGAAAATTGGGACAAGATTTGATACCTTTTTCTGCTTTTTTGATGAAAAGTTGGTCAAGTTCTTCAAAAGATGGATCAATTTTTGAATTTATTGTTAGCCACTATAGCATTACCTGAAAAGTTTAAGTAGGGGTCAAAGTCCGTTGACCCCTATATGACAAGGTTTGAGGGATAACGAATATCCTAACCAAAATGCGTAGTGCTATAATTAGGATTGGTATGGATTCATCCAATTTTAAATCGCCAGTTTTGACAATTTGTCTACTTATAGTGAACAACTAAATCAGATTATTGTTATTTAATTAAAATTTGAAGCAACCTGTGATGGAAATCACCGATCGATCAAGATATATATCAATACCATAGAGAACAATTGCAATTAGAATTAACAATATCAATTAGCTAAGAGTTTTAATTGTCAACATGAATACTGATAATCATCCCTTGCATATTTTGGTCATTGAAGATAAAAAATATAGACAAACAATCTCTTTAGAGAAAAAAATCTATTCCCTTGGGAGACATCCCAATAATTCAATTCTTATTTGTGATCAAAAAGCTTCTCGATATCATGCTACTCTAATGCGTCGTCAAAAAGATTATAATGGTCATTATTCCTATTGGATTGTCGATGGAGATATGCAAGGCAATAAAAGTCTTAATGGGATCTATGTTAATGGAGAAAAATGTTTAGCAAAAGAACTCAAAAATGGAGACTTAATTAACTTTGGATGTCAAGTTAACGCTACCTATCATGCGCTTACTGATTGGTCAAATACAATTGTTGATATTGACAAAATAAAATTCGATCCTTTCTCCAAACAATCTCTTGATTTAGAAGCAGCGCATACCCCAACTTTAACAGCTATGTCGTCAATCCAAAATAATCACATTTCTGGAGGATTTTTGCCTAATCATCTCAATTCTTATCAATCTAATGCGAGTAATACTGAAGAAACTATCTTGCCAGATAATCGTCACGATCCTTTAACACAATTACCTAATCAGTTTCTGTTTAGTGAGCGTCTATCCTTAACTCTTAAAAATGCTCAACAAAATAATTCTTTAATGGCTGTTGGTCTATTAACTATTAATCACTTCGATCATATTTATGAAGATTTTGGGTGTCCAATAGCAGAACAATTATTACAAGAAATTGCTCAAACATTAAATTCTAGCGTTCGTTATGATGATCTTGTTGCTCGCCTAGGAAAAAATGAGTTTGGCTTTATTTTTTCTAAAATTCGTTACGCCCAAGATCGAGAAATAATATGTGAAAAACTTCTTAACTCTGTAGCTCAATCTTTTACATTATCAGGCAATCAATTACAATTAAGTGCCAATATAGGCATCGCACTTTACCCCCACGATGGTCTTAATACAGAAACCCTTTTACAACAAGCAAAAGTAATTTTACTTAATGATTACAAGCAAGATCAAGATGTTCATAAAAATCCTGCTTTTTTAACTTGTTAAGTCATATCTCAATTAATTGAACTTGAGATTTTTTAGGTTTGAGTTTATAATCGTATGTCATCCTTATCATGCGCTTATCATAACACACTTAATAATACCAGAGATTAAGTTTGTTGATTTTTTAAGAACGGAATGATCATTGGAACTTGGCGGCGATAGGTTTCGTAATCTTCGCCATGAATTGAAATTAAATCCCGTTCTTCTAGTTGAATAGCAATTAAAATATAAAGGGTTGTTACAATGGCAAAAACTAAATGAGCAATTGTCATGGTTGGGGTCATCCAAAAGGCAAAAAACCAGCCAACATAAAGGGGATGACGAACAATTTTGTATAAACCAGGAGTAGAAAATTTCAGAGGTATATAGGTTTCTCCGCGTAAATAGAGGTAAACTTGTCGCAGTCCAAACAAATCGAAATGATTGATTAAAAAGGTGCTAATTAGGACTAGCAACCAACCAAAACCAAATAGGGATAATAGGATAATCCGTCCGATAGAATTTTGAAGATTCCAAACAATCCCACCCATCGGTTGCCACTGCCAAAATAATAGGATTAAGGCTAGACTAGAAAATAAGACATAGGTGCTTCGTTCAATGGGTTGGGGAATAATTTTTGTCCACCAATTTTTAAAACTTTGTCTAGCCATGACACTATGTTGCAGGGCAAAAACCGTTAATAAAGCGAGGTTAATCATTAACGCTTGTGTTAGGGGGATTTGAGAGGGAGAATCAATGGATTTAGGCACAAGAATATTACCCAGAAAACCAATGGCATAGAGAAAGGTTATAAAAAAAATGATATAACTGACTAATCCATACAAAAAAGCCGTTATTCTTCCAAGTTTATTGGTTGTTATTGTTGGTTGTGTTTGCGTCATTTATTCCCTCTTGATGAAATCAATTAAAACAACTGTAGGGGCTTAATAATATTAAGCCCTTTTATTTATCTAACACCGTTAAGGTTCAACTTTGACCCCTCGCCAAAAAGCAATATATCCTTCTATATTTTTGGCTTTTTCTTTGGTATGGGGGTAGTACCAAGCAGCATCTTTATTTTGCTGTCCATCAACTTCAATGGTATAATAACTTGCTTCTCCTTTCCAAGAGCAAGTTGTATGGGTGTTACTGTCTTTGAAATATTCTTTATTGATGGAATCAGGGGGAAAGTAGTAATTTCCTTCGACGGTTTCGCAGTGATCACTTTGAGCTAAAATAGCTCCATTCCAAGTTGCTGTCGGCATATTATTGAGTGTTGTTAACGCTACAATTTTATATTATCGGATATTTTGGTCTTTTGGGATAATCAATGGTTATGAAGATAGTTTATTGGGTGATACTCTGTAATGTTTTACTGTTATTAGGGCTGATTCTTTTAATTATCTATGCTAAACAGTTTGAACCTTCTATTGCTGGATTATTTATGCCACCAGCAACCCCTCCTTACCCAACGGCTGGATTATTAACTCATACCTTTCAAATTTTTTGTTGTATTGCTCCTGTTGTTTGTTTATTTAGTTTTTGTTTATTAAATCACCTGAATCCTCAGAATAAAAACAATAGGTTTATCTTAGGTTCTGCTTTAATAACAGGAGGATTTGCACTTAATGAAATCTATCGTATTCATATTATATCTCAGTATTTTTATCCTTCAAAATATCTGTTTATTAAAATTTATGCGGTTATTTTATTACTTTATATATTAATCTTTTTTAATTATTTTAAGTCCACTCCCTACGGTATAATTATAGTGAGTATCGTCTTGTTAGGGTTTGCGATCGCAGTTGATTCACTCCATTTAGGTTTAGGTGTTTTCAGTTCTTTATTAGAAGGCATTCCCAAGCTGTTTAGTGGACTAAATTTAGCCCTTTATTTTTGGCTTGTTTGTTATCAAGAATTACTCTCGATAATTGAATCAAAATAATTATTATCCACTACAAGTAAGAATCAAAGGCTGTTGATTCCTACCGGAACTTTGCTTAACTATACCATTTCTCAGTCTGATATACTTAACACCTAGATGGTTTACGGGTGTGGAAACCACGCCCCTACTTTGTACCTCACGAGCATGGGAATTGTGCATAAACATTTACTAATTGTTTATTCCTCTAAAGATTCTTGATGTAATTGGTCTACAATTCGCATCAGTCGATTAGCACAAAGTTTAGCTTTTTGTTGGTTATCGCATTCGCTAACTTCAACATTTTCCAGATAAACTCCCTCATTGAGTAACCAATTATAGTCGGTTGGGGTTTCTTTTTGGAGTCCCGTATCTTTAATCTGGATTGCCATCATTATCCCTTGTTTAATAATCAAGAAATCAGGTTCACTGCGCTCTGTTTTTTCACCTTCATCTGCTTTAATTAATACCGGTAAAGGAGCAAAACAGACCTTAAAGACTTTCAACGCTTCATAAAGAAATATAGTCGGTTGAGATCGAAAAAACAAGCCATCGTGGGCGATTAAATTATCCGCATTGATTAAACTTGGCTGCGTTGTTTTTTTCCCCGATAACCAACCTTTGGCTTTTTCTTGCCAATTAATCTTGGATTTCTCTTCCGATAACGCCAAAGCAACAATGACCTTATCCACTTGTTTGCTTGATGTTCTTAAAAGAGGCTTGATTTTGTCTAGGATTCTCTGTTCTATTTCTTCAATATACTGCTTGACTTGATTATATAAATAACTCGGAATGGGTAAATATAAAGTATAAGAACCGTGAGAGCTATCACCCTTGAGAGCAAACGGATCACTAATCTCTTTAATATAGGGTTTAGAATTAGCTAAAATAGCCACTTCAATCGCTGCTCCTTCTCTGGCAAATAGTCTTGCTAAAGTTCGCAAAATCGGTTCAGAATTTTCCCCTGATAATTGTGAAATATCCTGGTTATCTAATATATTTTGGAATCCGGTAGGAGCCACTTGTCGATAGGAAAAAATAGGGCGACCAGCCACTTGACTTTGCTCAAATAACTCATACCCTTCAGGAGCCAATAAAAGATTATATTGTTGTAATAAATATCTTGCTTCTTCTGGATTAGGCCTCACCGTAGGATGAATCGTTTCACACAGAAACCTTAATAATAACCCTTCATCTCCATTTTGAAAGCCAAAACGTTCGTCATAAAAAATCCAATCATCTTCCCAATCACGACTTAGAAGGCGATGTTTTCTAATATCTTCATCCGCATTAGGAAAACGGCGATCTGTTGAAGGAATGGTGGTTAGATCGTATAATCTAGTCAGGAAATCCATCTCCCCTAAATAGCCATGCCAAGGGATTTTTTGTTCCGTAAAAATCTCAAAAATAGTCCGCCTTGTGCTTTCTGATATAGTCATAGTTAATGCGTGTCCTCAATAATTAGGATGAAACAATTTCTGGTTCTACCGTCAGGATTATTTCTTCTGCTTTTTTCCTAAAAATTAAATGGTTTTCTTGACAATCAATTAAAATTTTATCCCCACTAACAAAGGTATTTTCTAATAATTTAGTTGCCATCGGGTTTTCCAACTCCCGTTGAATTGCCCGTTTAAGGGGACGTGCCCCGTAGGTTGGATCATACCCTGAGTTTACTAAATAATCCAAGGCAGCATCGCTTAATTCCAGATTAATTTTCTGTTCGGCTAATAATTGTTCAATACGCTTAATTTGTAGACTGACGATCTGACGCAATTCGTTCCGTTTCAGGGTATGGAAAATAATCAAATCATCAATGCGGTTGAGAAATTCCGGACGAAAATGCTTGCGTAAGGCTTGTAAAACCTGTTGGCGCATTTTTTCATAGTCCGTATCATCTCCCGACAAGTTTAAAATATGGTCACTTCCGATATTACTGGTCATGACAATAATCGCATTACGGAAGTCTACGACACGCCCTTGGGAGTCGGTAATACGCCCATCGTCAAGGACTTGTAGGAGGATATTAAATACATCAATATGGGCTTTTTCCACCTCATCCAAGAGTACCACACAATAGGGACGACGACGTACTGCCTCAGACAGTTGACCCCCTTCCTCATACCCGACGTACCCGGGGGGAGCCCCGACCAAGCGCGAGACGGCGTGTTTTTCCATGTATTCAGACATATCGATACGAACCATCGCCTCTTCTGAATCAAAGAGAAAGGCAGCTAACGCCCTAGCTAATTCCGTCTTTCCGACCCCTGTTGGTCCCATAAACAAGAAAGAACCGATAGGACGCGAAGGATCTTTCATTCCCGCGCGGGCGCGACGAATGGCTGCGGCAACAGCAGCAACAGCTTCACTCTGACCGATAACCCGTTCATGGAGATGGCCTTCAAGTTGGAGCAATTTTTGCCGTTCAGTCGCTAACAGACGGTTGAGGGGAATACCCGTCCATCCCGCCACAATTTCGGCGATATCTGACTCGGTGACTTGTTCACGCAGGAGGGTTTTACCTTGGGACTGAATATCGAGGAGTTCGGTTTCTTTAGCCTCTAATTGCCGTTGGAGGACTTCTAATTTCCCGTATTTGAGTTGGGCAGCCTTATTGAGATCGTAGTCCCGTTCTGCCTGTTCCACCTGCTTACGGAGGTGTTCTTCTTCTTCCTTGAGGGCATTGATCTCATCCAACATCTGCTTTTCGGCCTGCCATTGGGAGTTCAGTTGTTCATGGGTAGTTTCTAGGGCTTTAATTTGCTGTTGAATTGCCTCTAAACGCTCTTTGGAGGAGCGATCAATGACCAACATTCCCCGTTGTTCTTCGGCTTCTAGGGAGAGTTTCTCCATCTGCAACTGCATCAGACGGCGATCAACGTCTTCGAGTTCGACGGGTTTGGAGGTGATCTCCATTTTCAGTTTAGCGGCTGCCTCGTCTACGAGGTCGATCGCTTTGTCGGGTAAAAAGCGATCGCTGATGTAACGATGGGAGAGGTTAGCCGCCGCAACTAGGGCTGAGTCGGTAATTTTGACCCCGTGGTGCAGTTCGTAGCGTTCTTTGAGTCCCCGTAGGATCGAGATAGTGTCCTCGACGGTGGGTTGTTTGACGTAGACCTGCTGAAAACGCCGTTCTAGGGGGGGATCTTTCTCGATGTGCTTGCGGTACTCATCGAGGGTGGTTGCCCCGATACAGCGCAATTCTCCCCGCGCTAACATGGGTTTGAGGAGGTTTCCGGCATCCATTCCTCCCCCTTCACGGGACCCTGCCCCGACGACGGTGTGGAGTTCGTCGATAAACAGGATAATGCGGCCGTCGGAGTGGGTGACTTCGCGCATGACGGTACGAAGTCGTTCTTCAAATTCCCCGCGATATTTGGCTCCGGCGATGAGGCTACCCATGTCTAGGGAGATTAATTGACGATTTTTCAAAGATTCGGGAACATCGCCGTTGATGATACGTTGTGCCAATCCTTCGGCGATCGCGGTTTTTCCGACTCCGGGTTCTCCAATGAGGACGGGGTTATTTTTCGACCGACGGGAGAGCACTTGGATGACGCGGCGGATTTCTTCATCTCGTCCGATAACGGGGTCTAATTTGCCTTCTTTTGCCTGTTCGGTGAGATCTCGCCCATATTTTTCCAGGGCTTCGTAGCGGTCTTCCTGGTTCTGTTCGGTGACTTTTTGCGATCCCCGAACGGCTTTAATTTCTCGTTCGAGGTCTTGGGGGTCTAGTTGAAAGCTGCGTAAACAACGTCTCCCAATGCGTTCGTCTTCTGCGAACCCCATTAGG is part of the Rippkaea orientalis PCC 8801 genome and harbors:
- a CDS encoding diguanylate cyclase domain-containing protein, producing the protein MNTDNHPLHILVIEDKKYRQTISLEKKIYSLGRHPNNSILICDQKASRYHATLMRRQKDYNGHYSYWIVDGDMQGNKSLNGIYVNGEKCLAKELKNGDLINFGCQVNATYHALTDWSNTIVDIDKIKFDPFSKQSLDLEAAHTPTLTAMSSIQNNHISGGFLPNHLNSYQSNASNTEETILPDNRHDPLTQLPNQFLFSERLSLTLKNAQQNNSLMAVGLLTINHFDHIYEDFGCPIAEQLLQEIAQTLNSSVRYDDLVARLGKNEFGFIFSKIRYAQDREIICEKLLNSVAQSFTLSGNQLQLSANIGIALYPHDGLNTETLLQQAKVILLNDYKQDQDVHKNPAFLTC
- the clpB gene encoding ATP-dependent chaperone ClpB codes for the protein MQPTDSSKFTEQAWDAIVKSQDIARRFKNQTLEVEHVVLALLEQEKGLAIRILERANLDIPRLQQQIEAFANRQSKLMAVDQLYLGQGLDLMLDRAEASRTSWQDKYISVEHLLMGFAEDERIGRRCLRSFQLDPQDLEREIKAVRGSQKVTEQNQEDRYEALEKYGRDLTEQAKEGKLDPVIGRDEEIRRVIQVLSRRSKNNPVLIGEPGVGKTAIAEGLAQRIINGDVPESLKNRQLISLDMGSLIAGAKYRGEFEERLRTVMREVTHSDGRIILFIDELHTVVGAGSREGGGMDAGNLLKPMLARGELRCIGATTLDEYRKHIEKDPPLERRFQQVYVKQPTVEDTISILRGLKERYELHHGVKITDSALVAAANLSHRYISDRFLPDKAIDLVDEAAAKLKMEITSKPVELEDVDRRLMQLQMEKLSLEAEEQRGMLVIDRSSKERLEAIQQQIKALETTHEQLNSQWQAEKQMLDEINALKEEEEHLRKQVEQAERDYDLNKAAQLKYGKLEVLQRQLEAKETELLDIQSQGKTLLREQVTESDIAEIVAGWTGIPLNRLLATERQKLLQLEGHLHERVIGQSEAVAAVAAAIRRARAGMKDPSRPIGSFLFMGPTGVGKTELARALAAFLFDSEEAMVRIDMSEYMEKHAVSRLVGAPPGYVGYEEGGQLSEAVRRRPYCVVLLDEVEKAHIDVFNILLQVLDDGRITDSQGRVVDFRNAIIVMTSNIGSDHILNLSGDDTDYEKMRQQVLQALRKHFRPEFLNRIDDLIIFHTLKRNELRQIVSLQIKRIEQLLAEQKINLELSDAALDYLVNSGYDPTYGARPLKRAIQRELENPMATKLLENTFVSGDKILIDCQENHLIFRKKAEEIILTVEPEIVSS
- a CDS encoding DUF427 domain-containing protein, translated to MPTATWNGAILAQSDHCETVEGNYYFPPDSINKEYFKDSNTHTTCSWKGEASYYTIEVDGQQNKDAAWYYPHTKEKAKNIEGYIAFWRGVKVEP
- the dnaA gene encoding chromosomal replication initiator protein DnaA, translating into MNISPQYLWNQVLERLQIRLTRPAFETWIQDATVQEWKDNCLVIQVANSFILNHLQKTYQPIIAQEVASVVGYPVDIQLTTAEGETMAMTGEAQSYQEKSLTQIAPESPKLNQLNPRYTFSRFVVGPTNRMAHAASLAVAESPGREFNPLFLCGGVGLGKTHLMQAIAHYRLELYPNAKVFYVSTEQFTNDLIAAIRQDSMERFREHYRRADFLLIDDIQFIEGKEYTQEELFHTFNTLHEAGKQVVLASDRAPKRIPTLQDRLISRFSMGLIADIQVPDLETRMAILQKKAQYENMRLPRDVVEYIATNYTSNIRELEGALIRAIAYTSISGLSMTVQNIAPVLNPPVEQVPASPEVILRTVAESLKVSIEDLKGSSRRREISFARQVGMYLMRQHTELSLPRIGEEFGGKDHTTVLYSCDKISKLQQKDWELSQMLSELSDRINMASRTQS
- a CDS encoding Uma2 family endonuclease — its product is MVIAPQLMSLEDYFNYDDDTETRYELEDGELLIMPPESDLSLRIASFLFAYFIQLGIPSYRLRIGTEIVVTGTKATVRLPDLMVLTEDLAIALQSATRSTVTIDMPPPQLVLEVVSPGKQNKDRDYRYKRSQYQARGIKEYWIVDPLEQQITLFHLVEGLYEEKSFQGQDAIASPILSELSSESQLTVAQVLKAQ
- the mddA gene encoding methanethiol S-methyltransferase translates to MTQTQPTITTNKLGRITAFLYGLVSYIIFFITFLYAIGFLGNILVPKSIDSPSQIPLTQALMINLALLTVFALQHSVMARQSFKNWWTKIIPQPIERSTYVLFSSLALILLFWQWQPMGGIVWNLQNSIGRIILLSLFGFGWLLVLISTFLINHFDLFGLRQVYLYLRGETYIPLKFSTPGLYKIVRHPLYVGWFFAFWMTPTMTIAHLVFAIVTTLYILIAIQLEERDLISIHGEDYETYRRQVPMIIPFLKNQQT